The genomic region AACTTTTTGAATTTCATCCACCGCGAGCAAACGCGAAGCGTCATTTTCCGCCTCCTGCCACCAATCTAATAGCACCTCACTACTTAAAGGCGTGGGGTAATCGGCGCTATGATAAATGCCTGCTTCTCTCAATACGGCTTTCAAAGCAGTGGTTTTTCCAACCTGTCGCGGCCCAACTACCACTTGGATTAACGGCGCTTTCTCGCCCATCCGCGTCCTAAGGGCGTCTACTAATCTCCTATTTTGTTCTTTAATATTAGCCACCTAGCGGGCGCTCTACAATTAATAAAATGCATTTTATTAATTGTAATTAGCAATCGAGCAACCACTAAGTCAAGGAAAACCTGGTTCAAAGAAGAACCTGGAACCATATTTTAGCTTACGGCAACACGCGCAAATTGCTTGGTGCATTCGGCGCAGTGGTATCTCCAGATTTCTTAATGTAAAGCACAGCATCGCGAGGGAAAGGAGCGGTAAAAGACTTATTGCCACCACTTGCTGTGATTGTTCCCGTCGAAGCAACTTTGCCAGTGATGGGATTAAACCATTCGAAAATGTACGTGCCCGCAGATAAACTCACAGTGAAGCTTGAGTTTGTCGTCAAAGTGTAATCTGGCTGGTAAACTAAATACTCATTTCCCACGTTGGCCAAGCAATAGGCGGTAGAGCTTAAGCTATTTTGCGGAGTCATTGCGATTAAGTTCATCTTATTTGCATATGTTAGCGTATAACCCATGGCATAGCGCGCCGGTACAAAAGGCGTATCGCCCCAGGATGCCGTATAATCCTCTTTGCTGATCTGACTATTCGGAAGAACCTCTAAGTATATCGGATTATAACCGCGCAAAAGGCTCTTCCAAACCCAAGCTCTTGCAAAATCCCCATCCTTTTCATACATGCCACGACCAATATGGTCGGTGTCCAAAAGCTCAACTTTCTTTCCCGTAGCTGCTGGTGGATTTTTTGCATAATCGGTATCCGCGGTCCCGCAATTCTGTGCGCGACTGCAAGGATGCGCAGTGGGAGATACCCAATCACCCGGGCTATTATACAACAAGGGATTAGTAGCAAAATCCCAAAAGGAGGTTTTTCCAACTGGGTGCTGTTTGGGCTTACTTTTTTCGTAGTTCTTTATGAAGTTAATTAGATAGTTTTGCCAATCACTTGCGCTAGCGTTATCCTCGTTTGAAATTTCATAAAGGACATTATCTAAATCGTTTACCGTATCGATTACTTTGCGAACATAAGCCTCCTGGAGCGACAGGGTTTGCGGGACGAGCAAGGAGTGCACCTCTTCGCCGTCATTATTGTTATTGGTATCTCCATCAATACCGCTAGCATTATTTGCTGGATTGTAGGGGTGATAGTACCAGGCATTGCCACCCCTATTCCACACACTAAATCCTTCGAACAACATTATGCCCACATAAATCCCCCTATCGCGAGCAGCTATCACTTTTTGGCGCAAGCGATCGAAGTAGGATTGATTAAATTGGTGCACATTAAATTTTAGTTTTCCATCGTTGGCACTCCCTGGGCCAGTGCGTGAATAAATCATAGGCTGGTGATAGCGAGAATAAGGCGGGCTAACCGCCTTATCACTCCTTGTATTCTCAAACATCCATAAACGAATAAAGTTATGATTGTATTTCGTTAGAAAATTCAAATAGGCATTATAATCAAAAGCGGCAGGTGGGTCAGTAAAGCCCATATCTTGAAAATTGCCCCAGGAATTCGAACCGGTAAGATATACGGCCTTCCCCGAGTTGTTAGTAAAATAGCGCGGATTGACCAGACTAACCTTAAGTGGACCATTAATTGCCTGACTACTTTGTGCTGAGGCACTACAAGCAAA from Deltaproteobacteria bacterium harbors:
- a CDS encoding AAA family ATPase, whose amino-acid sequence is MANIKEQNRRLVDALRTRMGEKAPLIQVVVGPRQVGKTTALKAVLREAGIYHSADYPTPLSSEVLLDWWQEAENDASRLLAVDEIQKV